The following proteins come from a genomic window of Aequorivita marisscotiae:
- a CDS encoding sodium-translocating pyrophosphatase: MESMMIYAPIAMAIVGLLFMAVKRSWVLKQNSGDGKMKEISDHIYEGALAFLNAEYRLLAVFVLVVSVALAFVSYVVPTTHILIVIAFIFGAFFSALAGNMGMKIATKTNVRTTQAARTSLPEALKISFGGGTVMGLGVAGLAVLGLTLFFIIFFHVFMNGVWEPTTIDGVTLAPQELMTIVLETLAGFSLGAESIALFARVGGGIYTKAADVGADLVGKVEAGIPEDDPRNPATIADNVGDNVGDVAGMGADLFGSYVATVLAAMVLGNYVIKDMGGAITDAFGGIGPILLPMAIAGVGIIISVIGTTLVKIKNNDAKEAQVMGALNIGNWVSIILVAISCFALVKWMLPETMNMSFFGEGLQEISSMRVFYATLVGLVVGAGISSVTEYYTGLGKKPILKIVQQSSTGAGTNIIAGLATGMISTFPSVILFAGAIWASYALAGFYGVALAASAMMATTAMQLAIDAFGPISDNAGGIAEMSEQDPIVRERTDILDSVGNTTAATGKGFAIASAALTSLALFAAYVTFTGIDGINIFKAPVLAMLFVGGMIPVVFSAMAMNAVGKAAMQMVNEVRRQFREIPGIMEGTGKPEYDKCVAISTKASLREMLLPGIMTIGFPIVIAFVPMIFGMNNMAIAEMLGGYMAGVTVSGVLWAIFQNNAGGAWDNAKKSFEAGVMIDGKMTYKGSDAHKAAVTGDTVGDPFKDTSGPSMNILIKLTCLIGLVIAPILGGHTNTVTAAETTTEEVYFINAEGNKTVLTEKQIQYIETGSTIVEGENLKDKTETVVEMLKNDNNNQVTANVTITKTVNGEETVETKTFTGTEEEVRAQLKDVEGMKIKIKDKE; this comes from the coding sequence ATGGAATCAATGATGATTTATGCGCCAATAGCGATGGCGATTGTAGGCTTGCTTTTTATGGCCGTTAAACGTTCTTGGGTATTAAAACAAAATTCAGGGGACGGTAAAATGAAAGAAATTAGCGACCACATCTACGAAGGTGCTTTAGCTTTTCTAAATGCCGAATACAGATTATTAGCGGTGTTTGTTCTTGTAGTGAGCGTTGCTTTGGCATTTGTATCATACGTGGTCCCCACAACACATATCTTAATTGTAATTGCTTTTATTTTCGGAGCATTTTTCTCGGCCTTAGCTGGAAATATGGGGATGAAAATAGCGACCAAAACAAATGTTCGTACAACACAAGCTGCGCGTACAAGCTTGCCAGAAGCACTAAAAATATCTTTTGGTGGTGGTACCGTAATGGGGTTGGGTGTTGCAGGTTTAGCCGTTTTAGGTCTTACCTTGTTTTTTATCATCTTCTTTCACGTTTTTATGAATGGGGTTTGGGAGCCAACTACTATAGATGGAGTTACCTTGGCGCCTCAGGAACTTATGACCATTGTTCTTGAAACATTAGCTGGCTTTTCACTTGGAGCAGAATCTATTGCACTATTTGCAAGAGTTGGTGGGGGTATTTATACGAAAGCTGCCGACGTAGGTGCCGACTTAGTAGGAAAAGTTGAAGCAGGAATTCCAGAAGACGATCCTCGTAACCCGGCAACTATCGCCGATAACGTTGGAGATAACGTAGGAGACGTTGCAGGAATGGGTGCCGATTTATTCGGGAGCTACGTAGCAACGGTATTGGCCGCTATGGTTTTAGGGAATTACGTAATTAAAGATATGGGCGGTGCAATAACCGATGCTTTTGGTGGTATTGGCCCAATATTATTGCCAATGGCCATTGCAGGAGTGGGTATTATTATTTCTGTAATAGGTACAACCTTGGTGAAAATAAAAAATAATGATGCAAAGGAAGCTCAAGTTATGGGCGCCTTAAATATTGGTAACTGGGTTTCAATTATATTGGTAGCTATTTCGTGTTTTGCGCTAGTAAAATGGATGCTTCCCGAAACTATGAATATGAGTTTCTTCGGTGAAGGACTACAAGAAATTTCATCTATGAGAGTGTTTTATGCCACCTTGGTTGGCTTGGTAGTGGGCGCTGGAATTTCATCGGTTACCGAATATTACACGGGTCTAGGTAAAAAACCAATTCTTAAAATTGTACAACAATCTTCTACTGGAGCAGGAACAAACATTATTGCGGGTTTAGCTACTGGAATGATTTCTACCTTTCCTTCAGTAATACTTTTTGCAGGTGCTATTTGGGCTTCGTATGCACTGGCTGGTTTTTACGGAGTTGCGCTTGCAGCTTCTGCTATGATGGCTACAACAGCTATGCAACTTGCTATAGACGCGTTCGGACCAATTAGCGATAATGCAGGTGGAATTGCCGAAATGAGCGAACAAGACCCAATTGTACGTGAACGTACCGATATTTTAGATTCTGTAGGTAATACTACGGCTGCAACAGGTAAAGGCTTTGCCATTGCTTCGGCGGCATTAACATCATTGGCGCTTTTTGCTGCCTACGTAACTTTTACAGGAATTGACGGAATTAATATTTTTAAAGCTCCCGTACTGGCCATGCTTTTTGTAGGTGGGATGATTCCCGTTGTATTTTCGGCAATGGCAATGAATGCCGTAGGTAAAGCTGCCATGCAAATGGTTAATGAAGTAAGACGTCAGTTCCGTGAAATTCCTGGAATTATGGAAGGTACGGGCAAGCCAGAATACGATAAATGTGTGGCAATTTCAACGAAAGCATCGTTAAGAGAAATGTTGTTACCAGGTATTATGACAATTGGTTTTCCTATTGTTATCGCCTTTGTACCTATGATTTTTGGAATGAACAATATGGCTATCGCCGAAATGCTCGGAGGTTATATGGCAGGGGTAACCGTAAGTGGTGTACTTTGGGCTATTTTCCAAAATAACGCTGGTGGCGCTTGGGATAATGCTAAAAAATCTTTTGAAGCAGGTGTTATGATCGATGGCAAAATGACCTACAAAGGTAGTGATGCGCACAAGGCTGCTGTAACTGGCGATACCGTTGGTGATCCTTTTAAAGATACTTCTGGACCGTCTATGAATATCTTAATTAAACTTACCTGCCTAATCGGACTTGTTATTGCGCCTATTCTCGGTGGCCATACCAATACCGTAACGGCTGCGGAAACTACTACGGAGGAAGTTTACTTTATTAATGCCGAAGGAAACAAAACTGTTTTAACCGAAAAGCAAATTCAATATATTGAAACTGGAAGCACGATTGTTGAAGGTGAAAATCTTAAAGATAAAACTGAAACTGTAGTTGAAATGTTGAAAAACGATAACAACAACCAAGTAACTGCCAATGTAACCATCACTAAAACCGTTAATGGCGAAGAAACAGTTGAAACCAAAACCTTCACCGGTACCGAAGAAGAAGTTCGAGCCCAACTAAAGGATGTTGAAGGAATGAAAATAAAAATAAAAGATAAAGAATAA
- a CDS encoding lipocalin family protein, translating into MKIFKLFLFTAFISLTISCSSDDDSSSAANNDNIVGVWKGTEVNYTGVQTSVANGETTTMEFVGTGYDLDYTITITANPNNITSEGSYKVELVTTIDGQTNTVNLEDINFLETSTWSIDGDQFSLTSNGDTDVMTIVELTDSNLVLNGISVETLSQGGVQMESTTDITLKFSKL; encoded by the coding sequence ATGAAGATTTTTAAATTATTCTTATTTACAGCATTTATTTCATTAACTATTTCTTGTTCAAGCGATGACGACAGTTCATCTGCCGCTAATAACGATAACATCGTTGGCGTTTGGAAAGGCACTGAAGTAAATTATACAGGCGTACAAACTAGCGTTGCGAATGGAGAAACGACGACTATGGAATTTGTAGGAACAGGCTACGATCTTGATTACACAATAACCATTACTGCCAACCCAAATAATATAACATCTGAGGGAAGTTATAAAGTAGAATTGGTTACTACCATAGACGGGCAAACCAATACTGTAAATCTTGAAGATATCAACTTTCTTGAGACCAGCACTTGGAGTATAGACGGCGATCAGTTTTCATTAACCAGTAATGGCGATACAGACGTTATGACTATTGTAGAATTAACAGACAGCAACTTAGTGTTGAATGGCATATCAGTAGAAACACTTTCACAAGGTGGCGTTCAAATGGAATCGACAACAGATATAACTTTAAAGTTCTCTAAATTATAA
- a CDS encoding inorganic diphosphatase, which produces MKKTFDVLIEIPKGSRNKYEYDFELKKIRFDRMLFSSMMYPADYGFIPETLALDGDPLDVLVLGGEPTFPMCVMEVKPIGVFHMADEKGQDEKIICVPISDPIWSTLNDLSDINPHLVREIEHFFQVYKDLEKKRVDVGGWGDAAEATEIYNQCIKRYADTPEVHGHFSI; this is translated from the coding sequence ATGAAAAAGACATTCGACGTACTGATAGAAATCCCCAAAGGAAGCCGCAACAAATATGAATACGATTTTGAACTAAAGAAAATTCGTTTTGACCGTATGCTCTTTAGCAGCATGATGTATCCTGCAGACTATGGTTTTATTCCCGAAACCTTAGCGCTGGATGGCGATCCGCTAGATGTACTGGTTTTAGGAGGCGAGCCAACTTTCCCTATGTGTGTTATGGAAGTGAAGCCAATTGGCGTTTTCCACATGGCAGACGAAAAAGGCCAAGATGAAAAAATTATCTGTGTTCCTATTTCAGATCCTATTTGGAGCACCTTAAATGATCTGTCAGATATAAACCCTCATTTGGTACGTGAAATTGAACATTTCTTTCAAGTTTATAAAGACCTAGAAAAGAAACGCGTAGATGTTGGTGGTTGGGGCGATGCCGCAGAAGCTACTGAAATTTACAATCAATGTATTAAGCGTTATGCCGATACTCCTGAAGTTCACGGACATTTTAGTATTTAA
- a CDS encoding MgtC/SapB family protein produces MNYHDIVTLAIAFGLGMLVGLQRQKSDHEMAGVRTFTLISIMGVVSAFLARDFNNPFILPVLGLCLTALLVTANIIKLKKLNETDIGQTTEVAALLMFAVGAYLVMGDRVIAVIVGGSMAILLYLKEHLHSFIEKLSEKDLAAIMTFAGISLIILPLLPDKTYGPLDVLNPRNIWLMVTLIVGISVVGYFIYKFVGKKVGIISNGILGGLISSTATTVSYARKTTDNTSISKMAAFVITAASAVALVRVLIEVSVVIPSKLPELLLPLLTVLVLMVLLCVGLFYIITKNGTDDKMPEPENPAQFKSALIFGLLYGAILLAVAFTKQEFGKEALYVVAIISGLTDVDAITLSLSQMMKVEGLNTATGWRLILLASLSNLLFKGIMAAVLGTRQLAKWVGISFGITIVFGLLLMMLWPENWHF; encoded by the coding sequence ATGAACTACCACGATATTGTTACTTTGGCAATCGCCTTTGGTTTAGGGATGCTTGTGGGTCTGCAAAGACAAAAAAGCGACCATGAAATGGCGGGAGTCCGAACGTTTACCCTAATTTCTATTATGGGCGTAGTTTCGGCTTTTTTAGCACGCGACTTTAACAATCCTTTTATTCTTCCAGTCCTCGGTCTGTGTCTAACTGCTTTGCTGGTTACTGCAAATATTATAAAGCTGAAAAAACTAAACGAAACCGATATTGGTCAAACCACCGAGGTAGCCGCATTGCTTATGTTTGCCGTGGGAGCTTATTTGGTAATGGGCGATCGGGTTATTGCGGTTATTGTTGGAGGTTCTATGGCCATACTGCTTTATTTAAAGGAACACCTCCACAGTTTTATTGAAAAACTCAGCGAAAAAGACCTTGCGGCTATTATGACGTTTGCCGGAATATCTTTAATAATTCTTCCACTTTTGCCGGATAAAACTTACGGTCCACTGGATGTGCTAAACCCGCGGAATATTTGGTTAATGGTTACTTTAATAGTTGGTATTAGCGTGGTAGGCTACTTTATCTATAAATTTGTAGGTAAGAAAGTAGGCATTATTTCAAATGGAATTTTAGGTGGCCTTATTAGCAGTACGGCTACAACTGTAAGCTACGCCAGAAAGACCACAGATAACACCTCAATAAGTAAAATGGCTGCTTTTGTTATTACTGCTGCCTCTGCTGTAGCCTTGGTGCGAGTTTTAATTGAAGTTAGCGTAGTTATTCCCAGCAAACTGCCCGAGCTGCTATTACCGCTGCTTACTGTTTTGGTATTAATGGTATTGCTTTGCGTAGGTTTGTTTTATATAATCACCAAAAATGGTACGGATGATAAAATGCCCGAACCTGAAAATCCAGCTCAGTTTAAAAGCGCATTGATTTTCGGACTACTTTACGGCGCTATTTTATTGGCAGTTGCATTTACCAAACAAGAGTTCGGGAAAGAAGCACTGTATGTGGTCGCTATAATTAGCGGGCTTACCGATGTAGATGCAATTACCCTGTCTCTATCGCAAATGATGAAAGTTGAAGGCCTGAATACCGCTACAGGCTGGCGACTTATTTTGTTGGCATCGCTTTCCAATTTATTGTTTAAGGGAATTATGGCAGCCGTTCTCGGTACACGGCAATTGGCAAAATGGGTGGGAATTTCTTTTGGAATTACTATTGTTTTTGGATTATTGTTGATGATGCTCTGGCCCGAGAACTGGCATTTTTAA
- a CDS encoding C1 family peptidase → MKNLSCIIAFLFTSLLFAQNQYSTGMVWDEESYRSIPYKVQFTASTYDDLPSAYSLEKYVPIPGDQGQFGTCVAYAAAYGLRTTMLAKDYNITDKQKITQAALSPSFVYYAIKREEDVNCQMGTNPKLGMEALKVLGVPTLKTVPYQCNPRISQAAQMEAIDYRIRDYQTLFFYDEQAPMVRVNATKKALSEGYPVLIGMKLPESFFTSKKVWRTVPSDEGTQAKKHGQHAMVAVGYDDNYEGGCFRVLNSWSTQWGDGGFIWIPYDVYDKWCLGALQPYSYFKKKEDDVKPKPDPKPEPKPEPKPDPNPIAAKLPEGSLRFEQNNGQPMPVTRISTRNLVVEDDVEGEDLVAYRMTQGYPSNTRFRFYLKNVNEGYIYAFATDLSQKINKILPFSDGMSPLIGANSEFAFPSEKKVIKMDSNPGTDYLLILFSQEELNQAELLQKMQQTNGGLTSKIKAALGDKLIDKHMVQYASGELGFKVKDGAKGYVVPLMVEITHL, encoded by the coding sequence ATGAAAAATCTAAGCTGCATTATTGCATTCCTTTTCACGAGTTTATTATTCGCGCAAAATCAATACAGTACCGGGATGGTATGGGACGAAGAATCCTATCGGAGTATTCCGTACAAAGTACAATTTACCGCAAGTACTTACGACGATTTGCCTAGCGCGTATTCCTTGGAAAAGTATGTGCCCATTCCCGGCGATCAGGGCCAATTTGGTACTTGTGTTGCCTATGCGGCGGCCTATGGCTTGCGTACTACAATGCTCGCAAAAGATTACAACATAACCGACAAACAAAAAATAACCCAGGCAGCTCTTTCCCCTTCTTTTGTGTATTACGCAATTAAAAGAGAAGAAGATGTAAATTGCCAAATGGGAACCAATCCAAAATTGGGAATGGAGGCTTTAAAAGTACTCGGGGTTCCTACCTTAAAAACAGTGCCTTACCAATGCAATCCCCGCATAAGCCAAGCGGCTCAAATGGAAGCTATAGACTATCGGATTAGAGACTATCAAACCTTGTTTTTTTATGATGAACAAGCACCGATGGTAAGGGTAAACGCCACTAAAAAAGCATTGTCTGAAGGCTATCCCGTATTAATAGGTATGAAATTACCTGAAAGTTTTTTTACATCTAAAAAAGTGTGGCGTACCGTACCTAGCGATGAAGGAACACAGGCTAAAAAACACGGCCAACACGCCATGGTAGCTGTTGGCTACGACGATAATTACGAAGGGGGCTGTTTTAGAGTACTAAACAGTTGGAGCACCCAATGGGGCGATGGCGGATTTATCTGGATTCCGTACGATGTGTACGATAAATGGTGCTTGGGCGCCTTGCAACCATATAGTTATTTTAAGAAAAAAGAAGATGACGTTAAACCAAAACCAGACCCTAAGCCAGAGCCTAAACCTGAACCCAAACCAGACCCAAACCCTATAGCTGCAAAACTACCTGAGGGCAGCCTTCGTTTTGAACAAAACAACGGACAGCCAATGCCGGTTACCCGTATTTCAACAAGAAACCTTGTAGTAGAAGACGATGTTGAAGGAGAAGATTTGGTTGCGTATAGAATGACGCAAGGGTATCCCAGCAACACGCGTTTCCGGTTTTATCTAAAAAATGTAAATGAAGGTTACATCTATGCTTTTGCAACAGATCTTTCACAAAAAATCAATAAAATTTTACCATTTAGCGACGGCATGTCGCCGCTCATTGGTGCTAATTCAGAATTTGCTTTTCCCAGTGAAAAGAAGGTGATAAAAATGGACAGCAATCCTGGAACCGATTATTTGCTAATACTTTTCAGCCAAGAAGAATTGAACCAAGCAGAATTACTTCAGAAAATGCAACAGACTAACGGCGGCCTTACTTCAAAAATAAAAGCAGCATTAGGCGATAAATTGATAGATAAACATATGGTTCAATACGCTTCTGGCGAACTAGGTTTTAAGGTTAAAGATGGTGCAAAAGGTTACGTAGTGCCGCTAATGGTAGAAATAACACATTTATAA
- a CDS encoding deoxynucleoside kinase, which produces MHVAIAGNIGSGKTTLTRLLSKHYKWQAHYEDVEDNPYLDDFYNQMERWSFNLQIYFLNSRFRQILDIREKGKSVIQDRTIYEDAYIFAPNLHAMGLMTNRDFENYRSLFELMESVTEGPDLLIYLRSSIPNLVNQIHKRGRDYENSISIDYLSRLNERYEAWIHGYDKGNLIIFDVDNINFVDDPEHLGEVINKIDAELHGLF; this is translated from the coding sequence ATGCACGTTGCAATTGCAGGAAACATAGGTTCTGGAAAAACTACCCTTACTCGTTTATTGTCTAAACATTACAAATGGCAAGCCCATTATGAGGACGTGGAAGACAACCCGTATTTGGACGATTTTTACAACCAAATGGAGCGTTGGTCGTTCAACCTGCAAATTTATTTTTTGAACAGTCGTTTCCGTCAGATTCTCGATATTCGTGAAAAAGGCAAGTCGGTAATCCAAGATAGAACAATCTATGAAGACGCCTATATTTTCGCACCCAATTTACATGCCATGGGGCTAATGACGAATCGTGATTTTGAAAATTACCGTTCGCTTTTTGAACTGATGGAAAGCGTAACCGAAGGTCCCGATTTGCTCATTTACTTGCGCAGCAGTATTCCTAATTTGGTAAACCAAATACACAAACGCGGGCGCGATTATGAAAATTCTATCAGCATTGATTACCTCAGCCGATTGAACGAGCGCTACGAAGCTTGGATCCATGGGTACGACAAAGGAAATCTGATAATTTTTGATGTTGACAATATTAATTTTGTTGACGATCCCGAGCATTTGGGAGAAGTTATCAATAAAATTGATGCAGAACTTCACGGACTATTTTAA
- a CDS encoding App1 family protein, with translation MFKKDPIQIITFRSYGTSNHLYVKGRAIEDENIDHSKTGVFNLLWNSWKRFETDKVTNTKLLLTLPDGRSIETTTDSQGYFLIDTTIKNLLPLIDKEGWLHYSISFVDKNLSRKIQRKNNFKGEVLIPSTEVKYGIISDIDDTIMHTGLTSRLKWQVVKNTIFKRAEKRIPLKGAAALYEKLHDGKSGNECNPVFYVSHGPWNLYSYLEIFLQKNNFIKGPILLRDFVNPFVKLFAPKATDGEKPQKQKEIINILKTYPQLPFILIGDSGEHDPDIYIEIAEDHPERILAIYLRNVKHKRKMLRVKGLFKTFETVPVLLVEDSEAAIAHAKENNFI, from the coding sequence ATGTTCAAAAAAGACCCAATTCAAATTATCACTTTCCGGAGCTATGGTACGTCAAACCATTTGTATGTAAAAGGTCGGGCTATTGAAGATGAAAACATAGATCATTCCAAGACTGGCGTTTTTAATTTACTTTGGAATAGTTGGAAACGCTTTGAAACGGATAAAGTAACAAACACGAAACTTTTACTCACCCTTCCCGATGGAAGAAGCATTGAAACCACTACAGATTCGCAAGGTTATTTTTTAATAGATACCACAATTAAAAATTTACTTCCGCTTATCGATAAAGAAGGGTGGCTGCATTATTCCATTTCGTTTGTCGATAAAAATTTAAGTCGAAAAATTCAACGTAAAAATAATTTTAAAGGCGAAGTATTAATCCCTTCAACGGAAGTGAAATACGGAATAATTAGCGATATAGACGACACAATTATGCACACCGGACTCACGTCTCGGTTAAAATGGCAGGTGGTTAAAAACACAATTTTTAAAAGAGCCGAAAAACGAATTCCACTAAAAGGAGCTGCAGCATTGTATGAAAAATTACACGATGGTAAATCGGGTAATGAGTGTAATCCAGTATTTTATGTAAGTCACGGCCCGTGGAATCTATACAGTTATTTAGAAATATTCTTGCAAAAGAATAATTTTATAAAAGGACCAATATTGCTTCGCGATTTTGTAAATCCGTTCGTAAAACTATTCGCGCCAAAAGCTACAGATGGGGAAAAGCCGCAAAAGCAAAAGGAAATTATAAATATTCTAAAAACATATCCGCAATTGCCCTTTATTTTAATTGGCGATAGCGGCGAACACGACCCAGATATTTATATAGAAATTGCCGAAGACCACCCCGAACGCATTCTTGCAATCTACTTGCGAAATGTAAAACACAAACGCAAAATGCTTCGTGTAAAAGGCCTTTTTAAAACCTTTGAAACCGTACCAGTATTATTGGTTGAAGATAGCGAAGCCGCTATAGCCCATGCCAAAGAAAACAATTTTATTTAG
- the ppk1 gene encoding polyphosphate kinase 1 yields MASLYNTKFYHRDLSWLRFNHRVLQEAEDERNPLYERIKFLAIFSSNLDEFFRVRVSDIRQIKDLEKPLRKKLITKPNKVLKEIKAQVDIQQNQYGHIFNNEIIPQLASEGIHLIRHENFSEEQKEIATAYFEEQLKEITEISCNPCTQTQSVFVKNERLYLAAQTTKDEFLMVEIPDTEPRFFVFPSKDKTAFYITFIDDILKFNLKREFTKEQALDFYSIKISRDAELYIEDEFSGNLMEKIKAALPKRDTGQATRALIDPEMPQEFREILKKALDVNHTDVILGGRYHNFKDFMQFPNPTKKDFSNQKLPPLPHPDLANCDSIFNLIDKKDQLLHYPYQSFKPVIKLMQEAAIDPLVKTIKMTIYRAADDSDLNDAIALAAKNGKDVTIFIEVKARFDEHNNLKWGAIFRENGAKVIYSYPDIKVHSKILYFERELDGKTKRYAYIATGNFNENTAKLYTDFGLMTSHKKITNDLKRVFMVLERDVIVPKAKHLLISPFTTRERFTALVEKEIALANAGKKGLIVLKMNSLQDKGMIKELYKASNAGVEVRLLIRGICSLVPGIKGQSENIYITSIVDRFLEHGRVYLFGNDGDEKIFVGSADWMTRNLTHRIEVVTPILDKDHKKTIRDLLNIELADNVKARIVDADQKNEYVRNSKPEVQSQLAIYRYFKKKSIQESE; encoded by the coding sequence ATGGCATCACTCTACAACACTAAATTTTATCACCGCGATCTTTCTTGGTTGCGCTTTAATCATCGAGTTTTACAGGAAGCGGAAGACGAACGAAACCCGCTTTATGAACGCATTAAATTCTTAGCGATTTTTTCGTCTAATTTAGACGAATTTTTTCGGGTTCGCGTTTCAGATATTCGGCAGATCAAAGACTTAGAAAAACCACTCCGAAAAAAGCTTATAACCAAACCCAATAAGGTTTTAAAGGAAATAAAAGCGCAGGTAGATATTCAGCAAAACCAATACGGACACATTTTTAATAATGAAATTATTCCACAATTGGCTTCGGAAGGAATTCATTTAATTCGCCATGAAAACTTTTCAGAAGAACAAAAAGAAATAGCTACGGCCTATTTTGAAGAGCAGCTAAAGGAAATTACCGAAATAAGCTGTAACCCTTGTACCCAAACGCAATCGGTTTTTGTAAAGAATGAAAGGCTCTATTTAGCTGCCCAGACTACCAAAGACGAATTTTTAATGGTAGAAATTCCCGATACCGAACCGCGATTTTTTGTATTTCCGTCCAAAGATAAAACGGCGTTTTATATCACTTTTATAGACGATATTTTAAAATTCAATTTAAAAAGGGAATTTACAAAAGAGCAAGCCTTAGATTTTTATTCTATCAAAATTTCGCGCGATGCTGAATTGTATATTGAAGATGAATTTTCAGGAAATTTGATGGAAAAAATAAAGGCCGCACTTCCAAAAAGAGATACCGGCCAAGCTACAAGAGCTTTAATAGACCCGGAGATGCCACAGGAGTTCCGGGAAATTTTAAAGAAAGCACTTGATGTAAACCACACCGACGTAATTTTAGGCGGGCGCTATCATAACTTTAAGGATTTTATGCAATTTCCAAATCCGACGAAAAAAGACTTTAGCAACCAAAAATTGCCGCCCTTGCCGCATCCGGATTTAGCAAATTGCGATTCTATTTTTAACTTAATTGATAAAAAAGACCAACTGCTGCATTATCCATATCAGAGTTTTAAGCCAGTAATAAAATTGATGCAGGAGGCTGCTATCGATCCGCTGGTGAAAACGATAAAGATGACCATTTACCGCGCAGCAGACGATTCCGATTTAAACGATGCCATTGCTTTAGCCGCCAAAAACGGAAAGGATGTTACCATTTTTATTGAAGTAAAAGCTCGTTTTGACGAACATAACAATTTAAAGTGGGGTGCAATTTTTAGGGAAAATGGGGCAAAGGTTATTTACAGTTATCCTGATATTAAAGTACATTCAAAAATTTTATATTTTGAACGGGAATTGGATGGAAAAACAAAGCGCTACGCATATATTGCCACTGGAAATTTTAATGAAAACACGGCAAAACTTTACACCGATTTTGGATTAATGACTAGTCACAAAAAAATAACCAACGATTTAAAACGTGTGTTTATGGTTTTGGAGCGCGATGTAATAGTACCAAAAGCAAAACATTTACTCATCTCTCCATTTACTACGCGCGAACGGTTTACTGCACTGGTAGAAAAAGAAATAGCCTTGGCAAATGCAGGTAAAAAAGGACTTATTGTTTTAAAAATGAACAGCCTGCAAGATAAAGGAATGATAAAAGAACTTTACAAAGCCAGCAATGCGGGCGTAGAAGTTAGATTGCTTATTAGGGGTATTTGTTCTCTGGTACCCGGAATTAAAGGCCAAAGCGAAAACATTTATATTACCAGCATTGTAGATCGTTTTCTTGAACACGGACGGGTATATTTATTCGGAAATGATGGAGACGAAAAAATATTTGTGGGCTCGGCAGATTGGATGACGCGAAACCTAACGCACAGAATTGAGGTGGTAACACCAATTTTGGATAAAGACCACAAAAAAACCATTCGCGATTTACTAAATATTGAACTGGCAGACAACGTAAAAGCCCGCATTGTAGATGCCGATCAAAAGAATGAATATGTAAGAAATTCTAAGCCTGAAGTGCAGTCGCAGTTGGCAATTTATAGATATTTTAAAAAGAAAAGTATTCAAGAATCAGAATGA